The genomic window TGTGAGGCGCTTCATGGTGCTGGAGGTATGGAGGGAGTGATATAAAGTTTTTAACCGATTATTCATTACTTCTTTTGATGGCTGGGCTGGAAGTTCCCTTGTTGTATACTTTCGTGATACTTTTGAACGTTGTCTTGGTCTGGATTAGAGCCACGGAGTTCTTCTACTACTTTCATGACTGGTTTGCTACTGAAAATCTTGGGGGGCTAGATTACATGGATCCAGAAAACTGGAGGGCCGTTCTCAGGGGGGCTTTACTTCTCGCGATTCCTGTGATACTCGTTATCTGGTTGTTCAATTCCGTAGATAATGTAATTGGCATCGTGGGGGGATTTGGAGCCGTTGTTTTGTATCAGCTTCTTCTCGGCGCCATGGTCTCCGACGAAATAGAAAAATCAAGAAGGGAAAGGAAAGATGGCTGGCGCTACGGCTGGTATTAGTCCAGCTCGCTCGGGAACTTTATCGCATCGAAGGGACACGTCTGGTTGCAGACGCCGCAGCCGGTGCAGAGCAGGGAATCTATGCGCACCTTGTTCGTCTCCGGGTCATAAACGAGCGCCGGACAGCCGGTTAAGAGTATGCACGCCTTGCAGCCGGTGCACTTCTCCTCGATAACCAGGGGTATCTCCCCTATCTCGCCGCGCCTTATGACCGGAATGACGCACTCCTGCTTGGCTATTATCACCGCCGGCCCCTCAACCTGCATGGCCTCCTTGATGGCTTCCCTTGTTGCTTTGAGGTCGTAGGGGTCAACTGTCTTAACGTACTTCACCCCGAGAGCTTTGACGAGGGCTTCAATGTCAATCTCGTTGAACTTCCTGCCGGTTTCACTTCCGCCCGTCCCGGGGTGGGGCTGGTGGCCGGTCATCGCCGTCGTCCTGTTGTCGAGTATCATGACGAGAACGTTCAGGTTCTTGTAGACGGCATCGACCAGCGGCTGGATTCCGTTGTGGAAGAACGTTGAGTCGCCGATGGTGGCTATCACCTTCTTGTTCAGCGCCACGCTCTGGCCGTTGGCAAGGCTTATGCTCGCGCCCATAACGTATTCCGTCCATATCGCCTCAAGCGGCGGAAGGAGCGACAGTGCATAGCAGCCTATGTCGCCGTGAATCGGGAGGGAATAGCGGCCCAGCTTGAGGTCTCTCAATGCGTCCAGCGCGGCGCGGTAGCTCCCCCTGTGCGGACAGCCGGGACACATCACCGGCGGCCTCTTTGGGGCGAGGCTTTCGGCGTATTTGACTTCCTCCGGCTTCTTGTAGGTCTCCCCCTCCTCGCCGATAAGTCTTAAGAGTGCGTTCCTGACGAGGCTCGGCGTCAGTTCGCCCTCGAGCGGGAAGTGGCCGGTTCTCTTGCCGTAGACTGGGACGCTTAATCCTGCCTCGTAGGCCGCTATCTTGACCTCCTCCTCGAGGAAGGGCGCGCCGTCCTCAATCACTATCGCGAAGTCCACTCCCTTTAGGAACTCAACGACGAGCTTCCTCGGGAGCGGGTGGGGAGTTGAGAGCTTGAGAACCTTGAAATCTCCGCCGATCTTCGGGAGAATTTCCCTCACGTAGTTGTAGGGCGCGCCCTCGACGATGATTCCGATTCTTCCCTCGCCCTCGACCCAGTTGAAGGGCATCGAGCTGAACTCCTCCTCTATCTTCGCGAGGGTCTCGTTCAGCCAGCGGTGCCTCCTCCTGTTGCCCTCCATGCTGGCTCTGACATAGCGCTCTATGTCTTTCTTGAAGACTGGCTTCCTGTCAAGCTCGATGAACTCGCCGACCTCCACGTCAGCTGTGGTGTGGTTAACCCTGGTAGTCGTCCTGAAGATTACCGGGACTTTGTATTTCTCGCTCAGCTCGTAGGCGTAGATGATTAAATCGTGGGCCTCCTGAGGACCGGCGGGCTCAAGAACCGGGAGGAGTGAGATTTTTCCATAATAACGGTCATCCTGCTCGGTCTGGCTGGTGTGCGGACCGGGGTCATCTGCAACGAGGATGACCAAGCCACCCTCAACACCGGAATACGCCAAACTCATGAGCGGGTCGGCGGCAACGTTCAGGCCCACGCACTTCATCGTGACTAGCGCCCGGAGGCCAGTGTATGCAACGCCTGCCGCTTCCTCTAAAGCCACTTTCTCGTTGGGTGCCCACTCCGCAAAAACCTCGGGCTTCAGATGGGCTATCGTCTCGATGACCTCAGTTGATGGAGTTCCCGGATAACCTGTCGCAAAGACAACACCGCTTTCGAGGGCACCATAAGCAATGGCCTCGTTGCCCATGAGAAGCTTTTTTTCACGTTTTCTGGACTTGGACTCAACCGAATCAGAAGGATAAGCCTTAACCGCTTCCATGATAACCACCGTAGTTTCTTTGCGAAGGGGGTTAAAACTCTACCTTCAGAAAAGTGTCAATGAAAATTGAAAAATTTTCGAAAAACTACTTCCTCTTTTTCTCGTTCTTTTCGTAGTAGACCTCGTTGTGTGTCCGGAACCAGGTTCTTGTTATGGTCTCCGAGCGCCATTCCTTGGGGGCCATTATGAAGAGAACCCCGAGGGTGAACGCCACCACGGTGATAACACCGGCAACCGGTGCATAGCCTGAAAAGCCCCAGAACATAATGAGAAACGGAACACTGATAATCCCGACCACGATGGAGGCGAAGAGCACCGTGAGGATCTTGTATCCGTACCTCTCCATAAACAGACCCAAATCCATCTTCTTCACCTCTTGGGCCGGTCATCGTAAAAGTACTTTGCGTGAGCCTGCGCTTGGGCGTCCATGACGCGTCTCTTTACTGTGAAGGCGTAGAGGATTCCAAACAGCAGGAGCAGCCCCCCGGCGAATAGGCCAAAGAGCTTGAGAACTGCATAGACAGAGAACGCCAGAACTCCAAGTATCATTAAAAGGACGAGCCCAAATATGCCGAAGAGGATTTTGTACCCGTACCTCTCCATGAAGAGGTCGAAGTCCATCTCTGCCACCGGGTAAAATTTTACCCCTTCGGTGTAAAAAGCTTTTGGGGAAGCTTAAATACCCCGGTGCATAGGTTATGACGTGGTGATTATGAAGGTCAGAGAGCTTATTGAGATGGTCGATGAGACCATAGCCAACCTGAAGATAGCGATAATCGCGAACCAGAACAGGGCCTTTGAGAGCCCACACACGAGCTACGAGTTCACGCAGAGGGCGATTGAGCTCCAGGAGGATTTGAATGACCTAATGAAGGCGAGAGAGATGCTCGTCAAGCTCGACCCCGAGAGCGAAGTCGAGGGGCACTTCTCCAGGGAGGAGCTTGAGGAGTTTTTAAAGCTCCTGGAACTTCTTAGGAAAGCCGATGCGCACGCCTTCTAAGCCGGGGTGGTGGCATGGACTTCCGAGAGCTTGAGGAGAAGCTCGTGGCATTCCGCGATGCACGTGGCTGGGGGAAATATCACACACCGAAGAACCTGGCGGTATCTGCCGCGGTGGAGCTGGGCGAGCTTTTGGAGCACTTCCAGTGGGAAAGTGATTGGGAGATACTTGAGGCTGTGAAGGACCCGGCCAAGAAGGAAGCCATAGCGGATGAAATAGCCGACGTCGTGATATACCTAACCCTCCTCGCCCACGAGCTGGGCATAGACCTCGGCGAAGCTGTTGAGAGGAAGCTGAGGAAGAACGAGAGGAAGTACCCTGGAAAATCCGTAAAAGCCGGGGATTGAATGGTCTTCCTGAGTTGTGAGAGTGATAATCATGACCTTGGAAAAGAAACTTCGCAGGAGCCTCGGTATACCCGATGACGCGGAGAAGGTTCTGATCTTCACTGAATCGAGCCACTGGGACCCAAACTGGCTCTACACGTCGAAGGAATACTTCAAAAGGTTCGTTCAGAAAAACCTTGACATGGCAATAGGCGAGCTCCAGAAAGAGCCCCGGCGGGTTTATTCAGTTGAGAACGTCTTCTTTTTGAAGATGTACTGGGACCACAACCCGGGAAAGAGGGACGCCCCGAGGGACCTAATTAACGAGGGGCGCCTTCGCCTCATGAGCAGCGCCGTTACTTCGGCGGATACGATTCTCCCGAGGGTGGAAGCTATTTTGAGGGACATGCTGATAGGACAGGAGTGGCTTCGCTCGAACGGCATTGCCCGGGAGCCCAAACTCGCCTATTTCCCGGACAGCTTCGGTTCGTCCCCGTTCCTTCCCTCACTCCTGAACGCCGCTGGATTTGACCGCACGGCAATCACGCGCCTGGACGGGATGTACTTCCCTGGATGCGACCTTGAACCAAAATGGCGCTTTCCCCGCCCAGGCTCCAGCGCAGAGCTGCTCCTCAAAAAAGAAAGGAGTCTCGACTTTGTGTGGCGCGATAAAAATGGAGGGGAGGTCTTAGCCCACTGGAACGCCTTCACCTATGGCCAGGGAGATATGCTCGCTTATCTTGGAATCAGCCGCGTCTACCTTGCGAAACTGGCGATCTCACTGCGAACCGGCTGGCACATAGCGCGGAGAATCCACCAATACGTCAAAGCCCTTTCCCCCTTCAGCCGAACCCCTTACATGCTCTGTCCCATAGGCTTTGATTTTGTTGAACCCATCCCGGATTTAATTTCTCTGCTCGACCGCTATAACAGGGAATATTACCCCAAAACGGGAATATGGGTTGTGAATGCTGGCCTTGACGATTACCTCGCGCTAATTGAGAACTACAGGGACCGGCTCCCGGTTTTGGAACTCGACCCCAACCCGTACTGGACCGGATTCTACACATCGAGACCAAAGCTCAAGAAGCGCTGCTACCTTCTCCTTGAAAAGCTCCTCCTCGCGGAAAAACTTGCCTTTCTCCCGGAAAACCGTGGCGCAGAGAAAAGAATCCTGCAGGAGCTTGAAGAACCCTGGTGGTGTGCGGCGGTTTCCAACCACCACGATTTCATCACCGGAACTTCCACGGATAGAGTGGTCGAGGGGGAGCAGATCCCCTGCCTTGAGCGGGCGATAAAGACGGCCGATGAAGTTATCGAGAACCTCACGCCGCCCCTGAAAAAAGAACACAAAGATAACGGCTTATCTCCTCCAAAATGGTTCAGAGATGGAGATAAAATCCTCATCGAAACGGCCCATTACAGAATCGAAATCGGCGAGTCCCGCGGCGGTGCCATCACCGACCTCAGGTTCAAGGATGGTGTCCCCCTCTTAACAGGCGTCTCAAATGACCTCGTAAGCTACCGCGATTCAGGCGGCCTGTGGAGGATGGGGTACGAATTCCTCGGAGGAGTATGGAAAGAGTCCATGAAAGCCAGCAACAGCAGGGTAAAGGTTGAGGTTGTTGAGCACGATGGTGCCGTTGAAATCCTAAGCTCTACTTTACTCAACGGCGAGGAGATTTTAGGGAGAATATGGCTGGAAAACGATTCTCCCCTGATTTACTTCCGCGTTGAGGGGAAGATGAAGGAAGGCTACTCCCTAATCGTCCGCTTTATGACGACGGTATCCTCGGAGAGGATTTCAATGCATGCCCCCGGTGGGGTCGTGGATCGCCCCTGGAGGAGAATTTACAACCCCACCTTCTGGCCACTCCACCGTTTTGCCCATATACGGGATGACTCAACCGGGCACGGAATCGCTATCCTTCAGCCTTTTCCGGGTGCAATCTCTTACAGCCCCGATGGAAAAATTGAGCTTGTCGCGATGAGGAGCGCCGTTCGCGAAAAAGCCTTCGGGATCCTCGGCATCCCCGGAAACCCAGTCAGTGCCCACAAACATGAGAGGTACGAGTACGAATACGCGGTCCTTTTCACAAAACGTGGCGACTGGAAGGAGAACAAAATTCACCTGCTCGCAAAGAACTTGTCCACGCCTTGGAGGGAAGCTGAAGAGAAGGATTTGCTCAAAATCGCCGATTCGGTGGTGGAAGTAGACCCTCCAGATGTTGAAGTGGTGGCGGTAAAACCAGCCTCACGGGGGGAGGGGGTAATAGTTAGGCTGTATGCGCCGTTTGTTCCAGAAAAAACGGTTAAAATAAAGCCCAGCTTCGGCGTAGCAAAAGCTTTCCTTTGCGATGCCCGGGAGCGTGATGTAGAAGGGCTGAAAGTGGAGAATAACAGCGCTTTTGTAAAAATGCCCGGTTCCATAGCCACAATAAGGTTAATCCCGGAAGAGCGGTGTTTATAGCGAGTCCTTAATCCAACAACGAAAGATTAGCCGCCGAATGCCTTCCTGAGTCGTTCCACTTCCTCTCGGCTCAGCCTGTTCTTCTCCCATCTCTCCTTCAGGCTCAGGTTCTCGTCCTCCAAATCAAGGACTGCCTTCCTGACGCCGCCCCGCGGGTGAGCGCAGTCCCCCTCCCAGCGGGGAATCACGTGGAGGTGAATGTGCGGAACGGTTTGACCTGCGGCCTTTCCAAGGTTCATCCCCACGTTGAACCCGTCCGGCTTTAACACCTCTCTCAGCTTCTCCATCGCCAGCTCCATGCCCCTTATCAGGGCGGCCTTTTCTTCCCCGCTCAGCTCTTCCCAGCTCTCGACGTGTCTCCCAGGAACCACCAGCAGGTGGCCCCGGTTCGCCGGATATGAGTCAATGAGTATCCTGATGATCCCGTCATCGTAAAGAATCGCCTCACGCTTTGCATTGCAGAACGGACACTCCATCGGCAACACCAAAGACTTAAAACGGGTTCCAAATAAAAAGCCCTCGGTGGGAGGAATGGAAGAGACCCTTGAGGTAATGAACAAAACCTATCGGAGGTTCCTCGCGCTTGGCATGGGGTTTCTTGTAGTGGCTTTCGGCATGATGATACTTCAACCTCTCGGCCGTGAGTCCTCGCTGATTCTGGCCGCGATACTGTTTGTGATAGCGTTCATTCCCCTGGAGTTCGCCAGGAGAATAGCCAGAAAGATGGCGATGCTCGCCTTGCGAGGTGAATAGAAAAGCTTAATTATGCCGCCCGAGAATTATGGCCAGAGAGTAGGAGATATGACGATAATACGTTAGAGGTGATGTAAAATGGCGTTTGTACCACCGCAGGCAGGTTACGACAGGGCCATTACCGTTTTCAGCCCTGACGGAAGGCTCTTCCAGGTAAACTATGCAAGAGAGGCCGTTAAGAGGGGAGCCACCGCTGTAGGAGTCAAGTGGAAGGAAGGTGTCGTTCTCGCCGTCGAGAAGAGGATAACCAGCAAGCTCATCGAGCCGAGCAGCTACGAGAAGATTTTCCAGATCGACGACCACATTGCGGCCGCTCCGAGCGGCATAATAGCTGATGCGAGGGTTCTCGTTGACAGGGCCAGGCTTGAGGCCCAGGTTTACAGGCTTACCTACGGCGAACCCGTTCCACTCACCGTTCTGGTGAAGAAGATATGCGACCTCAAGCAGGCCCACACCCAGTACGGCGGTGTGAGGCCATTCGGTGCGGCTTTGCTCATGGCTGGCGTGAACGACAAACCTGAACTCTACGAGACCGATCCGAGCGGGGCCTACTTCGAGTGGAAGGCAGTTGCCATAGGCAGCGGCAGGAACACGGCCATGGCGATCTTCGAGGAGCACTACACCGACGACATAGACATGGAGGGTGCGATAAAGCTGGCTATAATGGCGCTCGCAAAGACCCTTGAGGAGCCGAGCCCGGAGAGCATAGAGGTCGCGTACATAACGATGGAGGACAAGCGCTGGAAGAAGCTCGGAAAGGAAGAGCTGGCTAAATATCTCGATGAAATCCTCGAAGAGGTCAAGGAAGAGGAAGTCGAGGAGAAGGAAGAGGACTACTCCGAGCTGGACAGCAACTACTGAGGTGACGGGCGATGCCCATAAGTGTTGATAAAGCCGTCATCGCCCGTCTGAAGACGCATGGCGAGACCTTTGAGATACTCGTTGACCCGTACTTGGCCAGGGACTTCAAAGAGGGCAAGGAGGTTCCGATAGAGGAGATACTCGCCACTCCTTACGTTTTTAAGGACGCGCATAAGGGCGATAAGGCCAGCGAGCACGAGATGGAGAAGATATTCGGCACCAGCGACCCCTACGAGGTGGCAAAGGTAATCCTTCGCAAGGGAGAGGTTCAGCTGACGGCGGAGCAGAGGAGGCAGATGCTTGAGGACAAGAGGCGCTACATAGCGACGATAATCCATCGCCACGCCGTCGACCCGAGAACCGGCTACCCACATCCGGTTGATAGAATCCTCCGGGCGATGGAAGAGGCTGGAGTCCACGTTGACCTGTTCAAAGATGCAGAAGCGCAGGTTCCTGGAGTCATCAAGGCGATAAGACCCCTTCTCCCGATAAAGCTTGAGATGAAGGTTATAGCAGTCAAGATACCCGGTGACTACGTCGGCAAGGCCTACGGGGAGGTCAGGAAGTTTGGAACGATAAAGCGCGAGGAGTGGGCCAGCGACGGTTCGTGGCTGTTCCTCATCGAGATTCCTGGTGGAATCGAGGACGAGTTTTATGAGAAACTTAACGCCCTCACGAAGGGCAATGCGGTAACTAAACTGATAGAGAGGAAGGGACTATGAGACGGATTTTTGTAAAGAATAGGGAACTTGTCGTCCCTGGGACTCTGCTTGCCCAGGGACCGTTTAAGAGCGGAAGAGGGACGTTCAGGGAAGGCAACAGGATATACTCAACGGTCGTTGGGCTGGTTGAGATCAGGGGGGACGCCATAAGGGTTATACCCCTTGAGGGCCCGTACATCCCAGAGGTTGGCGACAACGTTCTCGGCAAGATAACCGACGTCAGGTTCTCCAACTGGAGCGTTGACATAGGAGCACCCTATGAGGCCAACCTGCGCGTTCAGGATGCCACAGAGGAGCGCATAGACATACTGAAGACAGACCTGAGGAAGATATTCGACATCGGCGACATAATCTACGCTAGGGTAAAGGCGTACAACGAGATAAACCAGATAGACCTCACAACTAAGGGCATGCCCTTCAAGGGTGGCCCGCTCAGAGGGGGGCAGATAGTCAAGATAACGCCCTCCAAGGTGCCGAGGCTCATAGGTAAGGGCGGTTCGATGATAAACCTCATCAAGAAGCTGACCGGGACGAGGATAATAGTCGGCCAGAACGGCTGGGTTTGGGTCAGCGGCAGAAAGGAAGAGCTTGAGAAGCTCGCGATTGAGGCGATACTCAAGGTAAACAGGGAGAGCCACACCCAGGGACTTACCGACAGGGTCAAGGAACTTCTCATGACGAGGCTTCGGGAGCTCAAGGAGCGGGGAGTCGTTGAAGAGATACCCCAGATTGAAGAGCCAAATGCTGGAGAGGGTGAAGGAGAATGATGGGCAAGCCAGAGGGTTTAAAGCTCATAGATGAGAACGGAAAGAGAATAGATGGGAGAAAGAAGTACGAACTCAGACCTATAAAGATGGAAGTCGGTGTGCTGAAGAACGCCGACGGTTCTGCCTACGTTGAGTGGGGCAAGAACAAGGTTCTGGCGGCTGTTTACGGCCCGAGGGAGATTCACCCCAAGCACCTTCAGAGGCCGGACAGGGCCATACTCCGTGTCAGGTACAACATGGCGCCCTTCAGCGTGGAGGAGCGCAAGAAGCCAGGTCCGGACAGGAGGAGCGTCGAGATAAGCAAGGTTATACGGGGTGCACTAGAACCTGCGCTCATACTCGAGATGTTCCCGAGAACGTCCATAGACGTATTCATCGAGGTCCTTCAGGCCGACGCGGGAACTCGCGTGGCAGGAATAACGGCAGCGTCACTCGCCTTGGCGGATGCGGGCGTGCCCATGAGAGACTTGGTCGCTGCCTGCGCCGCCGGCAAGATAGAGGGCGAGATAGTCCTCGACCTCAACAAGGACGAGGATAACTACGGCGAGGCGGACGTTCCGGTCGCGATAATGCCCCTCAAGAACGACATAACACTGCTCCAGATGGACGGCTATCTCACCAAGGATGAGTTCGTCGAGGCCGTTAGACTCGCCATCAAGGGCGCCAAGGCGGTCTACCAGAAGCAGCGCGAGGCGCTGAAGGTCAAGTATCTCAAAATAGCCGAGGAGGTCGGTGGAGGTGAGTGAAATGGAAGTGATGGCCAGCATAATGCGCGACCACATCCTGAGCCTCCTCAAGGAGGGCAGGCGCATAGACGGCCGCGCTCTTGAGGATTATCGCGACCTCGAGGTCAGGGTCAACGTCATTGAGAAGGCCGAGGGTTCCGCTTGGGTTAAGCTAGGCAACACCCAGGTCTTGGTTGGCATAAAGGTGGACATGGGTGAGCCCTTCCCCGACCTCCCGGAGAAGGGAGTCATAACGACTAATGTCGAGCTCGTGCCCCTAGCTTCCCCGAGCTTTGAGCCCGGACCGCCTGATGAGAACGCCATAGAGCTGGCCAGAGTCGTGGACAGGGGCATAAGGGAGAGCCAGGCGGTGGAGCTGGAGAAGCTCGTCATCGTCCCCGGCAAGCTCGTAAGGGTGGTCTTCATAGACGTCCACGTTCTCGACCACGACGGCAACCTTCTCGACGCCAGCGGAATAGGTGCCATAGCTGCCCTGCTGAGCACGAAGATTCCGAAGGTAGTCTACAACGAGGAGAAAGATGAGGTCGAGGTTCTCGACGAGTACGAGCCCCTGCCGGTGAGCAAGATACCGATCCCGGTTACCATAGCCAAGATCGGCGGCAACCTGCTCGCCGACCCGAACCTGGACGAGGAGCGCGTCATGGACGGCAGGATAACCATAACCACCGACGAGAACGGCATGATTTCCTCTGTCCAGAAGAGCGAGGGAGGCAGCTTCAAGCTGGAGGAGGTTATGTACGCAGTTGACCTCGCCCTGAAGAAGGCCGCCGAGATAAGGGAGAAGGTTCTTGAGGCCGTCAAGGCCGGGTGAACCTTTTCTTTTCACTTCCCGGTGGTTGCTATGGGGGCGTCCCTTTTCGTTGACGTCATAGCCCTCGCGGTGCTGGTGCTCTTCCTGCTCCAGTTTCTCAGGCTGGCTGTTGCCGGTGGCTCCAGGAAGGAGCTCTACCTAACGCTCGCCCTTTTCTCGATTACTCTGGGCGTCTGGCTCATCTACAACGCCTCCTTCACCTGGGGGTGGGACTTCTACACTTACGTGCCCCTGGCTTTCGCGGTTGCCACCTTCCTCCTCAGCGTCTTCGGGCTGTTCCGGCTGCGGGAAGAGGAGGGGTTGGGGGGTTTTCAGAAAGAGATATAAACACCAATGCCCAAATTAATCCAGCCTTACGATTAACTGGGGGGAACAGTTATGGGATTGTTTGACAGCCTCAAAAAGAAGGACGAAAAGGCCAAGAAGAAGCCGCCCGCGGCGATTAAAAAGGAGGTAGCTCCCAGGCGTGACATCGATGTCATTCCTCTTGAGGAGGATGTTCTTGCTAAGGAGATAGTCAAGCCCCAGGTCAGGTACCTCAAGAAGATCGTCGTCACCAGCTACGCCGACCTTGAGAGGATCTCGGAGGAGCTCCAGAACGGCAACATAATCCTGGTCGACCTCACCCCGCTCGAGGTCAAGCCGGAAGTTCTTGAGAAGGTTGCCGAGCAGATAAAGGGAATGGTCAGCGCCCTTGGCGGACAGGCCGCTAAAATCTGCAAGCACGAGATAAAACTGATTCTCGTTCCGGCGGACATCAGGATAACCAAGTGATGCTTTCTTTTTCTATCCTACGATTTTATAAGGGGTTAACTGAGTCTATTCTTCGGTGATGAGAGATGACCGAGAGGAAAGGAGAGATTCAGGAGATCCGGCTGGGAGACTGTCCAATCTGCGGGGGTAAGGGCACGCTCAAGGCCCTTCAGTACGTTCACGACATCCCCTACTTCGGGAAGGTCATGGAGAGCACGATAATCTGTGAGCGCTGTGGATATAGAAACGCCGACGTCATGATACTGGAGGACAGGCCGCCGAAGCTCTACAGCGTAAAGGTTGAGGAGGAAAAGGACCTCTTCACCCGCGTTGTGAGAAGCAAGAGCGGAACCATCGAGCTGGAGGAGATAGGGGTCAAGATAGAACCCGGGCCTGCTGCTGAAGGTTTCGTCAGCAACGTTGAAGGCGTTTTAGAGCGCGTCAGGGAGACCCTGATGATGGCCAAACACTTCAGGCAGCAGGAAGGCGATGAAGAAGCTGTTAAAAAGGCCGAGGAGATACTCCAGTACATCGAGGAGGTCAAGGAGGGTAAAAAACCCCTCACAGTGAGGATCATGGATCCCCTCGGCAACAGCGCCCTCATCGGCGAAAAGGTGAAGAGCAGGCTTTTGACGCAGGAGGAAATCAAAAAGCTTAGTCTCGGTCCCTACGTAATCGTTGAGCCGGAAGAAGGCGAGGGAAAAGAGGATTAGAGATACACGGCCTCCCGCGCCAGGAGGTCCTCTATCAAAGCTTTAACCCATGGTTTTCTGGTTTTCCTTGAGAGGTGGATTATCCCCTCAACGTGGACTCCATAGCGCTCCTTCATCTCCTCCTTGCTCATCGGCTCTTTGAAGAGGAAAGGCCTCTCTATTGTGAACGCATAACCGTACTCCCTGATGTATTCCCCCAGCCAGCGCTTCCCGTTATCGCCGTGAACAATGGCCAGCCCG from Thermococcus sp. MAR1 includes these protein-coding regions:
- a CDS encoding cell division protein SepF; the protein is MGLFDSLKKKDEKAKKKPPAAIKKEVAPRRDIDVIPLEEDVLAKEIVKPQVRYLKKIVVTSYADLERISEELQNGNIILVDLTPLEVKPEVLEKVAEQIKGMVSALGGQAAKICKHEIKLILVPADIRITK
- a CDS encoding ZPR1 zinc finger domain-containing protein produces the protein MTERKGEIQEIRLGDCPICGGKGTLKALQYVHDIPYFGKVMESTIICERCGYRNADVMILEDRPPKLYSVKVEEEKDLFTRVVRSKSGTIELEEIGVKIEPGPAAEGFVSNVEGVLERVRETLMMAKHFRQQEGDEEAVKKAEEILQYIEEVKEGKKPLTVRIMDPLGNSALIGEKVKSRLLTQEEIKKLSLGPYVIVEPEEGEGKED
- the rrp42 gene encoding exosome complex protein Rrp42; its protein translation is MEVMASIMRDHILSLLKEGRRIDGRALEDYRDLEVRVNVIEKAEGSAWVKLGNTQVLVGIKVDMGEPFPDLPEKGVITTNVELVPLASPSFEPGPPDENAIELARVVDRGIRESQAVELEKLVIVPGKLVRVVFIDVHVLDHDGNLLDASGIGAIAALLSTKIPKVVYNEEKDEVEVLDEYEPLPVSKIPIPVTIAKIGGNLLADPNLDEERVMDGRITITTDENGMISSVQKSEGGSFKLEEVMYAVDLALKKAAEIREKVLEAVKAG